One stretch of Chryseobacterium fluminis DNA includes these proteins:
- a CDS encoding RNA polymerase sigma factor: MERELLLECQRNDRNAQRQVYEKMAGKIYSVCRRYLKNDEDIEEVLADTFYKIFTKINQLQNPDIFESWARKIAVNECLQKLRSQKALHITLEDSHAFSSESATESISFEKDVLSLLNFLPEGCRAIFNLFAIEGYPHKEIAMMLSISEGTSKSQLNFARKRLQELLVNQNI; the protein is encoded by the coding sequence ATGGAAAGAGAATTACTGTTAGAATGTCAACGTAACGACCGCAATGCTCAGCGGCAGGTGTACGAAAAAATGGCGGGTAAAATATACTCGGTCTGCAGACGCTATCTGAAAAATGATGAAGACATTGAAGAAGTTTTAGCAGATACTTTTTATAAAATATTTACAAAAATAAATCAACTTCAGAATCCGGATATTTTCGAAAGCTGGGCCAGGAAAATTGCCGTTAATGAATGTCTCCAAAAACTGAGAAGCCAAAAGGCACTTCATATTACTTTAGAAGACAGTCATGCATTTTCTTCGGAATCTGCCACAGAAAGTATTTCTTTTGAAAAAGATGTCCTGAGCCTGCTTAACTTCCTGCCGGAAGGCTGCAGAGCGATTTTCAACCTTTTTGCGATCGAAGGCTATCCTCATAAAGAGATTGCAATGATGCTTTCCATCAGTGAAGGAACCTCAAAATCGCAGCTTAATTTTGCCAGAAAAAGATTACAGGAACTCTTGGTCAATCAAAACATTTAA
- a CDS encoding C1 family peptidase codes for MKNTKIASLLFVLSAGSMMFAQDNLINKLKNNQSQNANFQFTTLKDVGATSVKNQGSSGTCWSYSGNSFLESEMQRMGKKPVDLAEIFTARNSYHDKAKLYVLNNGAISWGDGGELHDVINMYKKYGAVPQDVYTGLKEGQKLNNFNEMQGKLKPVLDSLVQASSKGKLSDNWMASVDAILDEYLGKVPANFTYQGKNYTPKTFAKEVVGINPEDYVEISSYKDYPYYQKFVVPIPDNWSHDSDWNVPMKDLTAIIDHAVNKGYSIGWATDVSEPYFSYKNGVAYVPDIDLDNITSENKGALFTEPKKDKTITEDMRQKALNNLSTTDDHGMHIVGLAKDQSGKEYYMVKNSWGVTNDFEGYLYVTRPYVEYKSTAILLHKDALPKSIKKQLKPTKNIGL; via the coding sequence ATGAAAAATACCAAAATTGCATCATTACTTTTTGTTTTGTCTGCAGGAAGTATGATGTTTGCCCAGGATAACTTAATCAACAAGCTCAAAAACAATCAGTCTCAAAATGCTAATTTCCAGTTCACCACCTTGAAAGATGTAGGAGCTACTTCAGTAAAAAACCAGGGTTCATCGGGAACCTGCTGGAGCTATTCGGGAAACTCTTTCCTGGAATCTGAAATGCAGAGAATGGGTAAAAAACCGGTTGATCTGGCAGAAATATTTACCGCCAGGAATTCTTATCACGACAAAGCAAAATTATATGTTTTAAATAATGGTGCCATCAGTTGGGGCGACGGAGGCGAATTACACGACGTCATCAATATGTATAAAAAATATGGTGCTGTTCCCCAGGACGTGTACACAGGGCTGAAAGAAGGTCAGAAACTGAATAACTTCAATGAAATGCAGGGGAAATTAAAACCTGTATTGGACAGCCTGGTTCAGGCTTCATCTAAAGGGAAGCTTTCGGACAACTGGATGGCTTCTGTAGATGCAATCCTGGACGAATATTTAGGAAAAGTTCCGGCCAACTTTACGTACCAGGGCAAAAATTATACGCCCAAAACTTTTGCTAAGGAAGTCGTAGGGATAAATCCTGAAGATTATGTAGAGATTTCCTCGTACAAAGATTATCCTTATTATCAGAAATTTGTAGTTCCTATTCCTGATAACTGGAGCCACGATTCCGACTGGAATGTGCCGATGAAAGATCTGACGGCCATCATTGACCATGCTGTGAACAAAGGATATTCTATAGGATGGGCAACCGATGTATCCGAGCCTTATTTTTCCTATAAGAATGGGGTTGCCTATGTTCCTGACATTGATCTGGACAATATCACTTCAGAAAATAAGGGGGCGCTTTTCACAGAACCTAAAAAAGACAAGACCATCACAGAAGATATGCGTCAGAAAGCACTGAACAATCTTTCTACAACAGATGATCACGGGATGCATATCGTAGGATTGGCCAAGGATCAGTCCGGAAAAGAATATTATATGGTTAAAAACTCCTGGGGGGTAACCAATGATTTTGAAGGATACCTTTATGTAACCAGACCTTATGTTGAGTATAAATCAACAGCCATTCTACTGCACAAAGATGCACTGCCGAAAAGCATTAAAAAGCAATTGAAACCTACTAAGAATATTGGTTTGTAA
- a CDS encoding NADH:flavin oxidoreductase, with amino-acid sequence MSIESLFKPFQYKNLQLKNRIVMAPMTRAQSDNGVPTQAIADYYARRAEAEVGLILSEGTVINRPASKNIQNIPDFYGTEALNGWKNVITAVHANGGKMGPQIWHVGDTRSSADYPSVEMEKASTMSMEDIQDTIAQFAASAKSAKDLGFDVLEIHGAHGYLIDQFFWDVTNTRTDEYGGKTLKERSRFAVDVVQAIRAAVGEDFTIIIRLSQWKQQDYKTKLAHTPEEMEEWLLPLKEAGVDIFHCSQRRFWEAEFEGSDLNFAGWAKKITGQPTITVGSVGLEGDFMAAFAGQGTGKADLSELTRRLERGDFDLVAVGRALLQDPEWVKKVKEGNTEDLLDFSAESLAVLY; translated from the coding sequence ATGAGTATAGAATCATTATTTAAACCTTTCCAATATAAGAATTTACAGCTTAAAAATAGAATTGTCATGGCTCCGATGACCAGAGCACAGTCTGATAACGGAGTTCCTACCCAGGCTATTGCCGATTATTATGCCAGAAGAGCAGAAGCCGAAGTGGGATTGATTCTTTCAGAAGGAACGGTCATCAACAGACCTGCCTCTAAAAATATACAGAATATTCCCGATTTCTACGGAACAGAAGCATTAAACGGCTGGAAGAACGTCATCACTGCCGTTCATGCCAATGGTGGAAAAATGGGACCTCAGATCTGGCATGTAGGAGATACGAGAAGTTCTGCAGATTATCCTTCAGTAGAGATGGAAAAAGCCTCAACGATGAGCATGGAAGATATTCAGGATACGATTGCCCAGTTTGCTGCTTCAGCAAAGTCTGCAAAAGACCTTGGATTCGACGTGTTGGAAATCCACGGGGCACATGGTTATCTGATCGATCAGTTTTTCTGGGATGTTACCAATACAAGAACGGATGAATACGGCGGAAAAACACTGAAAGAAAGAAGCAGATTTGCCGTGGATGTGGTACAAGCGATCCGGGCAGCGGTAGGGGAGGATTTCACGATTATTATCCGTCTTTCCCAATGGAAACAGCAGGATTATAAAACAAAATTAGCCCACACTCCTGAGGAAATGGAAGAATGGCTGTTGCCGCTAAAAGAAGCGGGAGTTGATATTTTTCACTGTTCGCAACGCCGTTTCTGGGAAGCTGAATTTGAAGGTTCTGATCTCAATTTTGCAGGTTGGGCAAAGAAAATTACCGGTCAGCCGACGATTACTGTAGGTTCTGTAGGACTGGAAGGTGACTTTATGGCCGCCTTTGCCGGGCAGGGAACGGGAAAAGCAGATTTATCGGAACTCACCAGAAGACTGGAAAGAGGAGACTTTGACCTGGTAGCGGTAGGCCGTGCCCTTTTGCAGGACCCTGAGTGGGTAAAAAAAGTAAAAGAAGGAAATACGGAAGACCTGTTGGATTTCTCGGCAGAAAGTCTGGCGGTACTTTATTAA